One region of Clavibacter michiganensis subsp. tessellarius genomic DNA includes:
- a CDS encoding alpha/beta hydrolase — protein MSAILDRTPHLFQAGAVDGPVILGLHGTGADERQGVELARLVAPGQPVLAPRGSVREGSAARWFRRHAEGVFDVDDVVARAAELVELVAAARVAHDLGDRPILAVGFSNGANMALATTLLHPAALPTTIAFSARWPLGDRAPAADLAGTRITLLNGDADAMAPLVDVERTVREAAARGSDVVSHVRPGGHGLDARDLEAARGRASAG, from the coding sequence GTGAGCGCGATCCTCGACCGCACCCCGCACCTCTTCCAGGCCGGCGCGGTCGACGGCCCGGTGATCCTGGGCCTCCACGGCACGGGCGCCGACGAGCGGCAGGGCGTCGAGCTCGCGCGGCTCGTGGCGCCCGGGCAGCCCGTGCTCGCGCCGCGCGGGAGCGTGCGCGAGGGATCCGCCGCCCGCTGGTTCCGCCGGCACGCCGAGGGCGTCTTCGACGTGGACGACGTGGTCGCCCGCGCGGCCGAGCTCGTGGAGCTCGTCGCCGCGGCGCGCGTCGCGCACGACCTGGGCGACCGGCCGATCCTCGCGGTCGGCTTCTCGAACGGCGCGAACATGGCGCTCGCGACGACGCTGCTGCACCCGGCCGCGCTGCCGACCACGATCGCGTTCTCCGCGCGCTGGCCGTTGGGCGACCGCGCGCCGGCCGCGGACCTCGCCGGCACCCGGATCACGCTGCTCAACGGCGATGCCGACGCGATGGCCCCGCTCGTCGACGTCGAGCGGACCGTGCGGGAGGCCGCGGCGCGCGGATCGGACGTCGTGTCGCACGTGCGACCCGGCGGCCACGGGCTCGACGCGCGCGACCTCGAGGCGGCGCGGGGGCGCGCATCCGCCGGTTGA
- a CDS encoding iron chaperone, giving the protein MTDSGFSADERAAMKQRAKELREEAKAQKAADKQAAALQSVLDAFAAMPPEERAIAEWLHGLVLAHAPGLSPKTWYGFPAYADADGKPVVFFQPGSKFGTRYSTLGFQDPARLDEGTMWPTSYALTAVDPANEERVAELVRRAVGG; this is encoded by the coding sequence ATGACCGACAGCGGATTCTCGGCGGACGAGCGCGCGGCGATGAAGCAGCGCGCGAAGGAGCTGCGCGAGGAGGCGAAGGCGCAGAAGGCCGCCGACAAGCAGGCCGCCGCGCTCCAGAGCGTGCTCGACGCGTTCGCCGCGATGCCGCCCGAGGAGCGCGCGATCGCCGAGTGGCTGCACGGGCTGGTGCTCGCGCACGCGCCGGGCCTCTCCCCCAAGACCTGGTACGGCTTCCCGGCCTACGCCGACGCCGACGGCAAGCCCGTCGTCTTCTTCCAGCCGGGCTCGAAGTTCGGCACCCGGTACTCGACGCTCGGCTTCCAGGATCCGGCGCGCCTCGACGAGGGCACCATGTGGCCGACGTCGTACGCGCTGACCGCGGTGGATCCCGCGAACGAGGAGCGCGTGGCGGAGCTGGTGCGGCGGGCCGTCGGGGGCTGA
- a CDS encoding SDR family oxidoreductase, producing the protein MTENRETPARTSAAPASPRSDGTGRTALVVGATGISGSALVDQLTAEGWDVLALSRRAGADRPGVRWISADLRSADDLRRVLAPEQPTHVFFTAWSRQATEQENIDVNGGMVRDLLAALDGAPVEHTALVTGLKHYLGPFEAYGQGTMPDTPFHEEEERLDAPNFYYAQEDELFAAASRQGFAWSVHRSHTVIGHAVGNQMNMGLTLAVYGSLCRDLGLPFVFPGSETQWNGLTDVTDATVLADQMIWAATHEAGRDEAFNVVNGDVFRWRWMWPRLAAYFGVEPVGFEDAPRPLEQQMAGYEDEWARIAREAGLAESDLGRIASWWHTDADLGRDIEVVTDISKSRLAGFQTHHRTLDSFLGLFERYRAEGLIPR; encoded by the coding sequence ATGACCGAGAACCGAGAGACCCCCGCCCGCACGTCCGCCGCTCCCGCATCGCCCCGATCCGACGGCACCGGCCGCACGGCCCTCGTCGTCGGCGCCACCGGCATCAGCGGATCCGCCCTGGTCGACCAGCTCACCGCCGAGGGCTGGGACGTCCTCGCCCTCAGCCGCCGCGCCGGCGCCGACCGCCCGGGCGTCCGCTGGATCAGCGCCGACCTCCGCTCCGCCGACGACCTCCGCCGCGTCCTCGCGCCCGAGCAGCCGACCCACGTGTTCTTCACGGCGTGGTCGCGCCAGGCCACCGAGCAGGAGAACATCGACGTCAACGGCGGCATGGTGCGCGACCTCCTCGCCGCCCTCGACGGCGCGCCCGTCGAGCACACGGCGCTCGTCACCGGCCTCAAGCACTACCTCGGCCCGTTCGAGGCGTACGGCCAGGGCACGATGCCCGACACCCCCTTCCACGAGGAGGAGGAGCGCCTCGACGCCCCGAACTTCTACTACGCGCAGGAGGACGAGCTCTTCGCCGCCGCCTCGCGCCAGGGCTTCGCGTGGTCGGTGCACCGCTCGCACACCGTCATCGGCCACGCGGTCGGCAACCAGATGAACATGGGCCTGACCCTCGCGGTCTACGGATCCCTCTGCCGCGACCTCGGCCTGCCCTTCGTCTTCCCGGGCAGCGAGACGCAGTGGAACGGCCTCACCGACGTGACCGACGCGACCGTGCTCGCCGACCAGATGATCTGGGCCGCCACCCACGAGGCCGGCCGCGACGAGGCGTTCAACGTCGTCAACGGCGACGTCTTCCGCTGGCGCTGGATGTGGCCGCGCCTCGCCGCGTACTTCGGCGTCGAGCCCGTCGGCTTCGAGGACGCGCCGCGGCCGCTGGAGCAGCAGATGGCGGGCTACGAGGACGAGTGGGCGCGCATCGCCCGCGAGGCGGGTCTCGCGGAGTCCGACCTGGGCCGCATCGCCTCCTGGTGGCACACCGACGCCGACCTCGGCCGCGACATCGAGGTCGTCACCGACATCAGCAAGAGCCGGCTCGCCGGGTTCCAGACCCACCACCGCACGCTCGACAGCTTCCTCGGGCTGTTCGAGCGGTATCGCGCGGAGGGGCTCATCCCGCGCTGA
- a CDS encoding ring-cleaving dioxygenase has protein sequence MTASTQGLHHVTAIGGDPQRNVDFYVRAMGLRLVKRTVNFDSPGSYHLYYGDTEGRPGSLLTFFPWQGVPAGRVGAGQSTTTAFSVPAGSLGWWTEHLRGLGVAASVTNTGSAEERLSLRDPDGLQIDLVASSVVDPRDPWDSADVPAEHAIRGQHSSVLTVRDPAGTASVLTDDLGLRLVDERDGRFRFAAGAGGPGAIVDVVAEPSAQQGLTAGGTVHHVAFRVPDRARQQAWRDELVDRGHQVTQILDRQYFTSIYFREPGGVLFEIATDTPGFDIDEPLLELGRSLRLPPWLEPSRTDIEAAVPPLRLPDEEAAPAAPASTDAGSVA, from the coding sequence ATGACCGCCAGCACCCAGGGACTGCACCACGTGACCGCCATCGGAGGCGACCCGCAGCGGAACGTCGACTTCTACGTGCGCGCCATGGGCCTCCGGCTCGTGAAGCGCACCGTGAACTTCGACAGCCCCGGCAGCTACCACCTCTACTACGGCGACACCGAGGGCCGGCCCGGATCCCTCCTCACGTTCTTCCCGTGGCAGGGCGTGCCCGCGGGCCGCGTCGGCGCGGGCCAGTCCACGACGACCGCGTTCTCCGTGCCGGCCGGCAGCCTCGGGTGGTGGACCGAGCACCTGCGCGGGCTCGGCGTCGCCGCGTCCGTGACGAACACCGGATCCGCCGAAGAGCGCCTCTCCCTCCGGGACCCCGACGGGCTGCAGATCGACCTCGTCGCGTCCTCCGTCGTCGACCCGCGCGACCCGTGGGACTCGGCCGACGTCCCCGCCGAGCACGCGATCCGCGGCCAGCACTCCTCGGTGCTCACCGTGCGGGATCCGGCCGGCACCGCATCCGTCCTCACCGACGACCTCGGGCTCCGGCTCGTGGACGAGCGCGACGGCCGGTTCCGCTTCGCGGCGGGCGCGGGCGGCCCGGGCGCGATCGTCGACGTCGTGGCCGAGCCGTCCGCGCAGCAGGGCCTGACCGCCGGCGGCACCGTGCACCACGTGGCGTTCCGCGTGCCCGACCGCGCCCGCCAGCAGGCGTGGCGCGACGAGCTGGTGGACCGCGGGCACCAGGTGACGCAGATCCTCGACCGGCAGTACTTCACCTCCATCTACTTCCGCGAGCCCGGCGGCGTGCTGTTCGAGATCGCGACGGACACCCCCGGCTTCGACATCGACGAGCCGCTGCTCGAGCTCGGCCGCAGCCTCCGCCTGCCGCCGTGGCTGGAGCCGAGCCGCACCGACATCGAGGCCGCGGTGCCGCCGCTGCGCCTGCCCGACGAGGAGGCGGCCCCGGCTGCGCCCGCGTCCACCGACGCCGGATCCGTCGCGTGA
- a CDS encoding DUF418 domain-containing protein, with translation MTSLPGSPAPVAHAGPTPVAERSLAPDLLRGIALLGIALANSVYFIADRPMGPLARPTDGSALDHVADALVGTLVDNRAFPLFTMLFAYGFAVILRRQAAAGVDGPRARRLLLRRSAWLMVFGALHVVLLFEGDILLSYGILGLALAALYRASDRVFRVLVWAPAIVFLIVAGADGLAVDAGAGSLLGGGGTFLGDLAGRAIALAAILVSTPVSVGALVPLAAIGILLGRRRVLEDPVAHLPLLRRLALVGMPVSVLGALPLVLATVGAFDADPVALYLLGVLHGATGVAGALGLLGVVGWAVAGRARRGDPAPGPVLRALVAVGRRSMTCYLLQSALFAILLEPWSLGLGVGAGTARIALVAIGVWLVTVAVAVAMERRGLAGPAERAIRRLAYGRAPARPTPTGPGTPISAG, from the coding sequence GTGACCTCGCTCCCCGGATCCCCCGCGCCCGTCGCCCATGCCGGCCCGACGCCCGTGGCGGAGCGCAGCCTCGCGCCCGACCTGCTCCGCGGGATCGCGCTGCTCGGCATCGCTCTCGCCAACTCCGTCTACTTCATCGCCGACCGGCCGATGGGCCCTCTCGCCCGCCCGACGGACGGCTCCGCGCTCGACCACGTCGCCGATGCGCTCGTGGGCACGCTCGTCGACAACCGCGCGTTCCCGCTGTTCACGATGCTGTTCGCGTACGGCTTCGCGGTGATCCTGCGGCGCCAGGCGGCCGCGGGCGTCGACGGACCCCGCGCCCGTCGGCTGCTCCTCCGCCGGAGCGCGTGGCTCATGGTCTTCGGTGCCCTGCACGTGGTGCTGCTGTTCGAGGGCGACATCCTGTTGAGCTACGGGATCCTCGGGCTCGCGCTCGCGGCCCTGTACCGGGCCAGCGACCGCGTCTTCCGCGTGCTCGTGTGGGCGCCGGCGATCGTCTTCCTCATCGTCGCCGGGGCGGACGGGCTCGCGGTCGACGCGGGGGCCGGCTCGCTGCTCGGCGGCGGCGGCACGTTCCTCGGCGACCTCGCGGGCCGCGCGATCGCGCTGGCGGCGATCCTCGTCTCGACGCCCGTCTCGGTCGGCGCGCTCGTGCCGCTCGCCGCGATCGGGATCCTCCTCGGCCGCCGTCGGGTGCTCGAGGATCCGGTGGCGCACCTGCCCCTCCTCCGTCGGCTCGCGCTCGTCGGCATGCCCGTCAGCGTGCTCGGCGCGCTGCCGCTCGTGCTCGCGACGGTCGGCGCGTTCGACGCGGACCCCGTGGCCCTGTACCTGCTCGGCGTGCTGCACGGCGCCACCGGCGTCGCCGGCGCCCTCGGGCTGCTGGGCGTCGTCGGCTGGGCGGTCGCGGGGCGGGCCCGCCGTGGGGATCCGGCACCCGGGCCGGTCCTCCGCGCGCTCGTCGCCGTGGGCCGCCGGTCGATGACCTGCTACCTGCTGCAGTCGGCGCTCTTCGCCATCCTGCTCGAACCGTGGTCGCTCGGCCTCGGGGTGGGCGCGGGGACGGCGCGGATCGCCCTCGTGGCGATCGGGGTGTGGCTCGTCACGGTCGCGGTGGCCGTCGCGATGGAGCGGCGCGGGCTCGCCGGTCCGGCCGAGCGGGCGATCCGACGCCTCGCCTACGGGCGGGCGCCGGCCCGGCCGACCCCGACCGGACCGGGCACGCCGATCAGCGCGGGATGA